Proteins from a genomic interval of Capsicum annuum cultivar UCD-10X-F1 chromosome 4, UCD10Xv1.1, whole genome shotgun sequence:
- the LOC107868860 gene encoding uncharacterized protein LOC107868860: MVITTRGGRVLPDPFVGKAIIEEAIKEDIDLEESNPVESQCRMKFMFHLIISWLMDWKKGKDKEKKAVATSLPNPPPPFLHRLKKKVDDIKFGKFMAMLNQLIINLPLVEALEQMPGYAKFTKDLIMKKWTINYELMDNLHHYGAISRRSVKRPMGILYDVLVKVASLIVMADFVILDCEVDFEKPIFLGQPFLATESVLIDLRANEL; encoded by the exons ATGGTAATTACTACACGAGGTGGTAGGGTATTACCAGACCCTTTTGTGGGAAAAGCTATTATTGAAGAGGCGATCAAAGAAGATATTGATCTTGAAGAAAGTAACCCTGTGGAGTCTCAATGTAGGATGAAATTTATGTTCCATCTAATCATCAGTTGGTTAATGGATTGGAAAAAAGGGAAAGACAAGGAAAAGAAAGCAGTGGCGACTTCTCTACCAAACCCACCTCCGCCATTTCTCCATCGATTAAAGAAGAAGGTCGATGACATAAAGTTTGGCAAATTTATGGCCATGCTTAATCAATTGATAATCAATTTGCCATTAGTGGAGGCATTGGAACAAATGCCTGGGTATGCAAAGTTCACAAAAGACCTTATCATGAAGAAGTGGACGATTAACTATGAGCTGATGGACAATCTCCATCATTATGGTGCTATTTCCAGAAG GTCTGTTAAGCGGCCCAtggggattctatatgatgtattagtaaaggtggccAGTTTGATAGTTAtggctgattttgtcattcttgattgcgaggtggatttcgAGAAGCCCATATTCTTAGGTCAACCTTTCCTTGCAACCGAgagtgtacttattgatttaAGGGCAAATGAGTTATAG
- the LOC107868861 gene encoding uncharacterized protein LOC107868861: protein MIANPNNNAQVPKIVIRSGKTLDKPSKRELIQKMPKVKEKEVLPQSLERNDEKKADESDKEVVGIKKAHNEERLTIQVRPLFPQQFYKKSDKLRKFMAKLSNLSINISFLETIQEILGYAKLMKQLMSRMKIIEGETIEFTHGCSIIMDNKVVEKKNDPGAFTIPCTIGTHESTKAQYDLGASINLVPFINYKKLRLDSPTPRRCDF, encoded by the coding sequence ATGATTGCTAATCCAAATAATAATGCCCAAGTTCCAAAAATTGTCATAAGAAGTGGGAAGACCCTTGATAAACCCTCTAAAAGAGAATTAATTCAGAAAATgcccaaagtgaaggaaaaagaggtGTTACCTCAAAGTCTAGAAAGAAATGATGAGAAGAAAGCTGATGAAAGTGACAAAGAAGTGGTTGGGATTAAAAAGGCACACAATGAAGAAAGGCTCACAATCCAAGTTCGTCCCCTATTCCCTCaacaattttataaaaaaagtgACAAATTGAGGAAGTTCATGGCAAAGCTTAGTAACCTATCGATAaatatctcatttcttgagacaATCCAAGAGATCCTGGGATACGCTAAGTTGATGAAACAGTTGATGTCTAGAATGAAAATTATTGAAGGTGAGACCATTGAGTTCACTCATGGGTGTAGCATTATCATGGATAATAAGGTtgtagaaaagaaaaatgaccctGGAGCGTTCACCATTCCTTGTACAATTGGGACACATGAGTCTACAAAAGCTCAATATGACCTCGGTGCGAGCATCAACTTAGTGCCTTTTATCAATTACAAGAAGCTCAGATTGGATTCCCCTACACCACGTCGATGTGATTTTTAA